Within Chelatococcus sp. HY11, the genomic segment GCGTTTGGTGAGATAGGAGAGAATCCAGCGTGGAAGGCCGGACGCTCCGACGAAGAGGCCGCCGGCCGCAACCCACGGATTGCCGGATGACGCGCCAAGCAGGAGGCCGACGAGGAGGCCAATGATGACGCTGACGACAAAGAAGCGCTTCTTGCTCCAGGCGAGCCCGGCGCGGGCCAGCCGTGTTTCAAGCGGCACCTTGTGCTTGGCTTTTTGTCTCGCCTCGAGGTCCCGCAGGCTCTGGGCGATCTGGTCGCGTCGGTTCACGGCACCGTTCGCCCTTTCAATGGCACGCTGCGCCGGAGGCGCAACGAAAGTCTTCTGACGTTCTTCGATACGGGCGCGCGATGAAAGATACGGGAAGAATAGGACATAGGCCGTAGCGCCAGCCGCAATGGTTGACAGTATAACGATGAGAAGAGCGTCAAAATTCATGGCGTAATTTCATACATGATGTTATGGCACTGTCCCACGATGCATCTACGCGGCTCCGGCGATGCCAGCCTTCTGCTCAATGGTGTCGAGCGCCCGCGCCAATCGCTGTTCCTCGCCGAAGTAGCGCGCGCGTTCCCAGAAGCGCGGCCGGCCTATGCCGGTTGAGCGATGATGTCCGACGATGTGCCCATTCGTGTCTTCGCCCACGATCTCGAAGGTCATGAGATCCTGGGTAATGATGATGTCTCCCTCCATCCCAAGCACTTCCGTGATCTGCGTAATACGGCGCGATCCGTCACGCAGGCGCTGGGCCTGGACGACCACGTCGACAGACGCGCAGATCATCTCGCGGATGGTGCGGGAGGGCAGAGAGAATCCGCCCATGGTGATCATCGACTCAAGACGAGAGAGCCCCTCGCGGGGCGTGTTGGCGTGGAGTGTGCCCATCGAGCCGTCATGGCCCGTATTCATGGCCTGGAGCAAATCGAAGGCTTCCGGTCCACGCACCTCGCCGACGATGATGCGTTCGGGGCGCATGCGCAGGCAATTGCGCACGAGATCGCGCATCGTCACCTGTCCTTGTCCCTCCAGATTGGGAGGGCGTGTCTCCAGGCGAACGACATGAGGCTGCTGAAGTTGCAATTCGGCGGCGTCTTCACAGGTAATGATGCGCTCCTTGTCCTCAATGAAGCGCGTGAGACAATTGAGCAATGTCGTTTTGCCTGAACCCGTTCCACCGGATATGATGACATTGCATCGCACGCGGCCGATGATCTGCAAGAGTTCTGACCCCTCCGGCGAGATGGAGCCATAGCGGACGAGATCATCGAGCGTCAGCTTGTCACGGCGGAACTTGCGGATGGTCAGGGCGGGGCCGTCGATTGACAGCGGCGGACCGATGACGTTGACGCGCGACCCGTCCGGCAGGCGCGCATCGCAGATGGGAGAGGCCTCGTCAACACGTCGCCCAACCTGGCTGACGATGCGTTGACAGATGTTCATCAGCTGTTGGTTGTCGCGAAAGCGTATATTTGTCTGCTGAATGCGGCCGGATACTTCGATATAGGTGCGATCCGCGCCGTTGACCATGATATCGGCGATGTCGTCGCGCGCCAGCAGGGGCTCGAGGGGGCCATAGCCAAGGACATCGTTGCAGATGTCCTCGAGCAGCCCCTCCTGTTCGGCGATCGACATGACGAGGCTTTTCAGGCCGATGATTTCCGTGACGATATCACGGATCTCGTCACGCGCGCTCTCCGCGTCGAGCTTCACGAGCTGCGTCAAATCGATCGCCTCGATAAGCGCCGCGAAGATCATATTCTTTGTTTGATAATATCCATCGGAGTGGCGCGGCACATCTGGGGCATGTGCGGGAGGTGGCGCGGCAGCGGATGGCGCGGGACGCGCCTCTACGGCGAGTGGCGCGGGGGCAGCGGGCTCGGGCTTGCGGGCCAAGGCTTCCTGTCCCGATCTTTTGCCAAACATTGCAACAATACTCCTGTAGCGCGGTTAAGCTCTCCGGTGCGTCTTCCGCGGCCTTGCGATATCCCGGGCATGTTCCATGTAATGAAGCTGCTACGAAGTGTCGGCTGGAATCCGCCGCGACTTCAGATCAATTGCTCCAAGGCCGCGCCCTGCCTTCCGAGCCAAGTTAAGCAGCAGCGATAATCAAGCGGCCATGGCGCGGCACTTCAGTGTCCACCTCTCTTCAGGGCTGCGAGTTTAGCCAGCAGGGCCTGCAGGAATTTGGTTTCATCGGCGCTCTTCTTTGTTCGTCCCATGATCGTCGTCGCGAGTTCGTTTAATGTTTGCGCGGCCCGGCCGTTCGGCTGCACGTGGTGCAACATTTGGCCGTTGTTGGCGGCATTGCCGAAGAGCTGCGCGTCGAAAGCGATTGTCGCGGTTGGTGTGAGGCCAACGGCCTTGGCGAAGTCCTGGACGCTGATCTCAGGTCGCTTCGGCAGTCCGAGCTGGTTGAGGACCAGGTAGGGTTGCCGGTCCGAGGGCCGGGCCTGGCGCAGCATGTCGACCATGTTCTTGGTGTTGCGCAAGCTGGCGAGATCGGGAGCGGCGACGATCACGATCATGTCCGCGTCCACGAGCGCATGGCGTGCCCAGGATGTCCACAAATGCGGCAGATCGAGTACGACGACGGGATGAGCGGATCGAAGTGTGCCGAGCAACTTGTCGATGACCGCCTGGTCGAGATCCCAGGTGCGGTCGAGAACCGCCGGGGCCGCAAGCAGGTTGAGGTTGTCGGCGCATTTTACCATGAGGCGATCGATGAAATTATTGTCGAGCCGGTCCGGCGCGGCCAAAGCATCGGCGACGCCTTGTGGTGGATCCAGGTTGAGGTTGAGGCTCGCCGTGCCAAAGGCGACGTCGAGATCGGCGATGACGGCGGCGAGGCCTAGCTCGCGCGCGACGGACGCCGCGAGATTATGGGCAATGGTCGAGGCGCCCGCGCCCCCCTTTGCGCCGACCACGGCAACGATACGCCCGAAAGACTGGCTATCCGGCCGATTGTATATATCGGTGATTGTGCGGATGAGGTCGAGCGGCGCGACCGGCGTAATGAGGTATTCACTGACGCCGCGCGTTATCAGTTCGCGATAGAGCTGGATGTCGTTGACATGGCCAACGACGATAACCTTGGTTCCGGGATCGCAGACATGGGCCAGTCCGTCCAGCGCCTGAAGTGTCTCAGCTCGTCCTGCCTGCGTTTCCACAATGATTACGTTCGGGGAATGCGCACTGCCGAGCGTTGCTTCCGCCGCAGCGATGCCGCCGTGGTGAATGGCGACTTGCGCGCGCAGCATGTGCCGGTCGCGGGCCGCGGCGACGATGCTCTCCGTCGTCTCCGCGGTTTCGCAGAAAGCTGACACGGCGATGCGCGGCACGGGCGGCATGGCCGGTGGCAGCGGGTCGGCGGGTTGCGAAGGTTGGGGAATGGCGGAGCGAAGGACGGGTGTCGTCATTGGCCCAAATCCTCGACACGCTGCGTCGATCGATAAACAGTCGATGGATCCTTGCCCTGGCGCAGTTGCCCAATGCCGCGCAGGCGCTTCTGCGTGTCAAGGACACTTTCCTGACGCGGGCGGGCAAGATCAAGCGGCTCGGCTATCTGGGCGGCGAAATTGGCTTGATAGGCACAGCCAAAGTTCCAGTAGGCGGCGTTGGTCCATCCATCTGTCGAGCTGCCGCTCGCAAGATCGGACGGCCAGCGACCGCATGTGCTCGCGACCGTTACGCCGAGCTTCATGAAGCTGAGGCGCAGGGTCGGCACGGCATCCCCGTCTCCGGGGCTATAACGCGTCGTGGCGATCGCGCTCGCGGGGATACCTGCCGCGGCAAGCTCGCGCTGTGTCGCACGCAACGTGGCGTGGACGGCGGGCTCCTGCCCAGTGCCGGCGGGCACGAAGACGTGGACCTCGCTTTTGCCATGGAGCCGGTAGTTGCCGGCGAAGGCGCGGATATCGGCAGCCTGGCGGCCGTCGAGATGGCTTCGGCCGGTTACGGCTATGCTCAGCAGTTCCGCCCGGTCGGCGATGACGAGCGGGTGACGCTGTTGATAGTCATAAGGGAGGTCGACGCTCTCCACCCGCCTGTTCGCACCGCAGGCTGAGAGGGCGAGGGCCAATGCTGCGCAGGCCGCCAGATGAAGCATGCGCCTTTGCCTGAAGCGACTGCCGGGAGGGGCGGAAAAGCCGTCAGTCATTGATGAAACCGATGCGATTGGGGGCGCCGCCCTTGATGGCTTTGTCTACTTTCGGCCCATAAATGCGATTGACCCGACCGAGGAATACGCCTTGAGGATCCATGGCATCGGCGAAGCCGTCGTCCGGGCGCGTGATTTCATGAGCGCTCATGGGCTTGGCGATATAGGGGCTCACCGCGATCATGAGTTCCGTTTCCTGGCGCTGGTAGTCACGCGAGCGGAAGAGGACGCCGAGAATGGGAAGGTTGAGCAGCCCTGGCAGGCCGGTGATGGCCTGCCGCGAATTCTGTTGGATCAGGCCTGCCGTGACCATCGAGCCGCCGGACGGCAACTCCACCGTGGTTTCAGAGCGGCGGACCTTGAAGCCTGGGATGTTGAACGATGCATAGCGTGTGGAATTCTGCGCATCGATTT encodes:
- a CDS encoding CpaF family protein → MFGKRSGQEALARKPEPAAPAPLAVEARPAPSAAAPPPAHAPDVPRHSDGYYQTKNMIFAALIEAIDLTQLVKLDAESARDEIRDIVTEIIGLKSLVMSIAEQEGLLEDICNDVLGYGPLEPLLARDDIADIMVNGADRTYIEVSGRIQQTNIRFRDNQQLMNICQRIVSQVGRRVDEASPICDARLPDGSRVNVIGPPLSIDGPALTIRKFRRDKLTLDDLVRYGSISPEGSELLQIIGRVRCNVIISGGTGSGKTTLLNCLTRFIEDKERIITCEDAAELQLQQPHVVRLETRPPNLEGQGQVTMRDLVRNCLRMRPERIIVGEVRGPEAFDLLQAMNTGHDGSMGTLHANTPREGLSRLESMITMGGFSLPSRTIREMICASVDVVVQAQRLRDGSRRITQITEVLGMEGDIIITQDLMTFEIVGEDTNGHIVGHHRSTGIGRPRFWERARYFGEEQRLARALDTIEQKAGIAGAA
- a CDS encoding AAA family ATPase → MTTPVLRSAIPQPSQPADPLPPAMPPVPRIAVSAFCETAETTESIVAAARDRHMLRAQVAIHHGGIAAAEATLGSAHSPNVIIVETQAGRAETLQALDGLAHVCDPGTKVIVVGHVNDIQLYRELITRGVSEYLITPVAPLDLIRTITDIYNRPDSQSFGRIVAVVGAKGGAGASTIAHNLAASVARELGLAAVIADLDVAFGTASLNLNLDPPQGVADALAAPDRLDNNFIDRLMVKCADNLNLLAAPAVLDRTWDLDQAVIDKLLGTLRSAHPVVVLDLPHLWTSWARHALVDADMIVIVAAPDLASLRNTKNMVDMLRQARPSDRQPYLVLNQLGLPKRPEISVQDFAKAVGLTPTATIAFDAQLFGNAANNGQMLHHVQPNGRAAQTLNELATTIMGRTKKSADETKFLQALLAKLAALKRGGH
- a CDS encoding CpaD family pilus assembly protein, producing MLHLAACAALALALSACGANRRVESVDLPYDYQQRHPLVIADRAELLSIAVTGRSHLDGRQAADIRAFAGNYRLHGKSEVHVFVPAGTGQEPAVHATLRATQRELAAAGIPASAIATTRYSPGDGDAVPTLRLSFMKLGVTVASTCGRWPSDLASGSSTDGWTNAAYWNFGCAYQANFAAQIAEPLDLARPRQESVLDTQKRLRGIGQLRQGKDPSTVYRSTQRVEDLGQ